From a single Silene latifolia isolate original U9 population chromosome 6, ASM4854445v1, whole genome shotgun sequence genomic region:
- the LOC141587867 gene encoding putative F-box protein At5g50220, which yields MKSKKKTKSSLDSTCISEFMYIPPEVCTQILANLPPKTLVKFRCVCKSWRDIIDRPDFVILHRKLCKINSVSSKLLLSLEGSGRYGMHGCLLTVRRADTLRKTDHIFKSSQRYHILGSCNELLLIHPLISSGRQEPLMLWNPCIRKSLRIPLSPLSSFGTLSYTFGFAPGCNDYKVVVMTILRSQDTNVRNMCVAVYTLSDQQWSLRNDGLNMSLSYFMRLFWRYDYPKPGFFFQGAAHWIGDNPNGDNSQSYLILPSASDSSTHLVSLDFDSEKFTYLELPFASDDRGAVRFPFLLRESLAVFSISSVKSSIWSLEGERGNREWTQRFSGLSSSDGFMLFRSSPRLPLFYCESDDGSCFVYGKKSYNIGSRQVQELGKCMSRYVDMEMYREGLVLWTGYGAEDLQSLAQEQENASHG from the coding sequence ATGAAAAGCAAAAAGAAGACCAAATCTTCGTTAGATTCGACCTGTATTTCCGAATTCATGTACATACCACCTGAAGTTTGCACCCAAATTCTCGCTAATTTACCACCCAAAACCTTGGTAAAATTCCGGTGTGTATGTAAATCTTGGCGCGATATCATTGATCGCCCTGATTTCGTAATCCTGCATCGTAAACTTTGCAAAATCAATTCCGTTAGTAGTAAATTACTACTATCCCTCGAGGGGTCGGGTCGGTATGGGATGCACGGATGCTTGTTGACAGTTCGTCGCGCTGATACTCTTCGAAAAACTGATCACATCTTTAAGAGTTCGCAAAGGTATCATATATTAGGGAGCTGTAATGAGTTGCTGTTAATTCACCCCTTAATTAGTTCTGGTCGTCAAGAACCGTTGATGTTATGGAACCCTTGTATTAGAAAGTCGTTGCGAATTCCCCTTTCTCCATTGTCCTCCTTTGGGACGCTCAGTTATACATTTGGGTTTGCGCCTGGCTGTAACGATTATAAAGTCGTCGTTATGACAATTCTACGGAGTCAGGATACAAATGTCAGGAATATGTGTGTTGCAGTTTATACGCTCAGTGATCAACAATGGTCTCTCAGAAACGATGGCCTCAATATGTCTTTATCTTACTTTATGCGATTGTTTTGGCGATATGATTATCCCAAACCGGGTTTTTTCTTTCAAGGAGCAGCACATTGGATTGGTGATAACCCAAATGGGGATAATTCGCAAAGTTACTTGATACTGCCTTCTGCTTCTGATAGTTCAACTCATTTAGTTTCTCTTGACTTTGATTCTGAAAAATTTACCTACTTGGAACTGCCTTTTGCTTCAGACGATAGGGGAGCCGTAAGATTTCCGTTTCTTCTTAGGGAGTCTCTAGCGGTCTTCAGTATTTCTTCTGTGAAATCCAGCATATGGTCGCTGGAAGGGGAGAGGGGGAACCGGGAGTGGACCCAACGTTTTTCAGGACTTTCAAGTTCTGACGGTTTTATGTTGTTCCGTTCTAGCCCACGTTTGCCGCTATTTTACTGTGAGAGTGATGATGGTAGCTGTTTTGTTTACGGAAAGAAGTCCTACAACATTGGTAGCCGTCAAGTGCAGGAGCTTGGAAAATGTATGTCTCGTTATGTGGATATGGAAATGTATAGAGAGGGCTTGGTGTTGTGGACTGGATACGGAGCTGAAGATCTACAGTCACTTGCTCAAGAACAAGAGAATGCTTCTCATGGATGA